The DNA sequence AAGATCCAGCCCTTCCTGGACCGGTTCTCAGCCAAGTGGACGGAGGATCTGGAGCAGTACCGCCAGCGCCTGGCACCTGTGGCCCAGGACCTGAAGGAGCTGACCAAGCAGAAGATAGAGCTACTGCAGGAGAAACTGACCCCGGTGGCTGAGGAGGCTCGGGACCGCCTGCGCGGGCACGTGGAGGAGCTGCGCAAGAACCTGGCACCCTACAGCGACGAGCTGCGCCAGAAGCTGAGCCAAAAGCTGGAGGAAATCCGGGAGAAGGGCATCCCCCAGGCCACCGAGTACCAGGCCAAGCTGGTGGAGCAGCTCAGCAACCTGCGCGAGAAGGTGACGCCCCTGCTGCAGGACTTCAAGGAGCGCCTCACCCCCTACACCGAGACCCTCAAGAACCGCTTCATCACCCTCCTGGACGACCTCCAGAAGAACGTGGCCTGAAGCAGGAACTGACCCCAGACCCGCTCCCCACCCTGCCTGGGGGGCTTCCCCCCGGGGGAGCTCTGGGGACGGGCTGCAGGAGCCCCGGGCCAGGCCAGTCCTCCCTGGGGACCCCCCGTCtccccctcctgccaccccccTCCCCGAACCGGCGTTGCTCTCAGCTTTGCCCTCATTTTGTCAAATAAACGTGACTTAAGTTATTGGAGCTCGCTCAGTCTTTGCAGTGGATGCTGGCGgggggcagcagccagggccGAGGGGCACTCCTGGGGGTCTCGACgggagggggacaggggacagggagcTGGCAAGGAGGGTCCTCTGGGTTGTCCTCACTGACAGCTCTGTGGATGGCTCTGCCggcacagagctctgctggacCACGGTGGGGGCTGGTTCCACAGCAGGGGATCCCCCCCAAGAGCAGCACCCCACTGCCCACACCCTCACCCCATTGCTAGGGGGTCCTAGCAGCCCGGTACAGCCCCTCCCCACTGTGCAGCCCCCTCGTCACAGACCCCCACCCCTCCAGTGAGGCCACCACCACGTCTGCTTCAGCGCCGCTTTATTGCAACAACCATGATGAtggagggggggctggggagacCCCAGGCCGGCCCCTACCCGGCCACCCCCCGACGGGGCTATGAGGCCGGTGTCTTCTTCCAGAACTCGACAATTTGCTCCTTCAGCCGGGCCAGCTTCTCCTTGGCCAGCGCCGACGTCTCCGACAGCCAGCGCCTGCAAGAGGAGGGGGCTCAGCGCGGGGGGCGGGCCGGGGGGCCGGGCTggtgggggggaggtggggggcaCCTGGCCTGCTGAACCGCCTCCGAGTCCCGCAGGGCGGTGAAGGTTTCCTTGGCCATGGCGGTGGCTTTCTGGGTGTATTCCTGCACCGACTTCAGCGCCTCCGGCTCCTTGGGCCCCTCGGCCCCTGCGAGCACAAGCCCCGGTGGGAGCGGGGAGATGGAGCCGGGAGGCTGCGCACCCCTCCTGGGTGCCCCCAGGACCCACAGCCCTCACCCCCCCTTACTTGCTCCCACTGCCAGGACAGCGGTGCAGGTGAGTGCGAACAGGAGCGACAACTTCATGGCTGGGGAGacagcagaggaggtgacacGGGGGTCCCAGCCCCGTCCCCGACCCCTTCCCATCACGACCCCCTCCAGGGGCTTCCCCACTCACCTGTGCCGGGCTCTGCTCCTCGGGGGCGGCCCCAGTTCCCCCTTTATACCCTTCCCCAGCCGCCCGGGGGGGATCGTGCAAAGGTCAGGGTCGGTGgggcgggcggggagggggcggctGCCGGCATTGTCCCCACTGCCAGCCTCGCTGAGAGGGGACTGCCTCGGGCCAGGAGTTGGGAAATCTTTGGGGACCGGGGCTCCCGAGGGCTCTGtcctgtgtccctgtgtgtccCTGCATGTCCCTGTGTGTTTGCTGGCGGGCGTGCAGCCAGCGCGGTGCCCACTGCAAGGGCACACCACGGTGGTGGACGCCGTGGGGACAGGCCTGGGGCTGACCTCGGGGCACACAGGACAGGGGTGACATCCAGGGGGCACCGACCCCGGGCACGGTGCCACGGGGCTGGCCTTACGCAGGGCAAAGCATAAGATTGGCCaatccctctccctgccagcctTGCCCTTCAGCCCGGGGTGACACATCCCAGGGTGGAGTGTGACCCTGGGGCATGTACTGAGACCCCAACTCCCACGGCCAGGTACTCACTGGGGTCTCAGATCCAGTGGCACCAGCACTGTGTGGGCACAGCTAGTGTGTACCCCATCCTCTGTGAGCCCTGGGCCCCCCACATGGGTAatgccagggctggggatgaTGTCAGTGCTGGGGGTGGTGTCAGGGCTGGGGGTGATGTCAGGGCTGGGTATGCTTCAGGCACTTCCACGTTGCAACCTTGCTAAAGTCCAAGCTGGTGTCACAGGAATGTGTGGAACCCGCCAAGGGCTCCCGAGCTCCATAAATAGCAGGCAGGCAGTCCCGGCACCAGAGGCACccagaggcagcacagcaggTAAGGGCTGCGTGGTGgggcaggagagctggaagctgctggcaTCCAGGGCTCCCCTCACCACCTCTCTGTGTCCCGCAGGCACTTCCAGCCCTCAGGATGGGTTTGAAGGTGGCCTCCCTTGTCCTGGTGCTCCTGGCACTCTCAGGTGAGGTGGAGCACGGGTCCCCGCTGCCGGGAGGGGGGGTCTTGGGTTGTGCTGGTGCTGACCCCCGTGTCTGATCACAGGTGCACAGGCTGATGTCAAGCCAGACGAGGTGGCCAGCGTGCTGGTGAAGTACTTCACTGACCTGGGCAGCAATGCCAAGGAGTCAGTGGACACCCTGCAGCAATCCGAGATCACCAAGCAGCTCAGGTGAGcggagcagaggggctggggcagggggggatgGCCGGGGGGTGTGGAGGGGGCTCTGGGCACACCAGAGAGCTGAGGTGCCCCGTGTCCACAGCACCCTGCTGAAGAGCAACCTGCAGACCGTCAACTCCTACGCTGAGTACCTGCAGGGGCAGCTGGTGCCCTTCGCCAAGGAGCTGCAGGCGCGGCTGGCGCAGGACTCGCAGCGGCTGAAGGAGCAGATCCGGCAGGAGCTCTCGGAGCTTCAGGCCAAGCTGGCGCCCTACGCCGACGAGGTCCACCAGCAGATCAGCACCAACATCCACCAGCTGCAGGCCAAGATGAGCCCCTTCGCCGAGGAGCTGCGCTCCCAGGTGGACCAGGGGGCCGGGGAGCTGCGTCAGGCGCTGGAGCAGCAGGCGGCCCGGCTGCgggagaggctgcaggacaACGCCGAGAGCGTCCAAGCCTCCCTCAGCCCCTACGCCgaccagctgcagcagcagatcGACGGCGGGGTGGAGAGCCTGAAGGAGCGGCTGAGCCCCGTGGCCGACCAGCTGAAGGCCCAGGTGGAGCAGAGCGTGGCGGAGCTGCAGAAGGGGCTCAGCCCCTACGCCCAGGACGTGCAGGACAAACTGAACCGGCAGCTGGAGAGCCTGACAGCACAGATGCAGCGGGCGACCGAGGAGCTGCGAGCACACCTGGCTACCAGCTCGGAGGAGCTGCGAGCCCAGCTCAGCCCGCTGGTCCAGGAGCTGCGGCAAGTGGCCGACGGCCACGGC is a window from the Calypte anna isolate BGI_N300 chromosome 24, bCalAnn1_v1.p, whole genome shotgun sequence genome containing:
- the APOA1 gene encoding apolipoprotein A-I; this encodes MRAVVVALALLCLTGIQARSFWQQDEPQAPLDRLKDMVEVYLETLKASGKDVVSQFDSSAVGKQLDLKLSDNLDTLSAAATKLREDMAPYYKEVREMWLKDTESLRQELTKDLEEVKVKIQPFLDRFSAKWTEDLEQYRQRLAPVAQDLKELTKQKIELLQEKLTPVAEEARDRLRGHVEELRKNLAPYSDELRQKLSQKLEEIREKGIPQATEYQAKLVEQLSNLREKVTPLLQDFKERLTPYTETLKNRFITLLDDLQKNVA
- the APOC3 gene encoding apolipoprotein C-III: MKLSLLFALTCTAVLAVGARAEGPKEPEALKSVQEYTQKATAMAKETFTALRDSEAVQQARRWLSETSALAKEKLARLKEQIVEFWKKTPAS
- the APOA4 gene encoding apolipoprotein A-IV — protein: MGLKVASLVLVLLALSGAQADVKPDEVASVLVKYFTDLGSNAKESVDTLQQSEITKQLSTLLKSNLQTVNSYAEYLQGQLVPFAKELQARLAQDSQRLKEQIRQELSELQAKLAPYADEVHQQISTNIHQLQAKMSPFAEELRSQVDQGAGELRQALEQQAARLRERLQDNAESVQASLSPYADQLQQQIDGGVESLKERLSPVADQLKAQVEQSVAELQKGLSPYAQDVQDKLNRQLESLTAQMQRATEELRAHLATSSEELRAQLSPLVQELRQVADGHGEDLRQRLAPLAQQLDQRVEQTLEAFRQRAAPIGEALGQQLVQRLQELQGKLDTGAAGLEDHMELLEKEVRDKVAAFLGSTEPAQH